A single window of Gemmatimonadota bacterium DNA harbors:
- a CDS encoding thioredoxin domain-containing protein: MEKASSTVCAMTVITICAVLLVGVLLRREFFGDAEVGIAPGAPEYVEGWEDMLGEKLTVASSAGTAQVFAFLGFQCPYCPDFHENTLWALEEEFGDALKVTFLHLPLDIHPFADAAAIAAGCTAEQGQFRQFADASFAMQDSIGVQDWIALANDAGIPDVTIHTECMHLVPDALT, from the coding sequence ATGGAGAAAGCGTCGTCGACGGTATGTGCAATGACAGTAATCACCATCTGCGCCGTCCTTCTCGTGGGAGTTCTTCTGAGGCGGGAGTTCTTCGGGGACGCGGAGGTGGGCATCGCGCCAGGCGCCCCCGAGTACGTCGAGGGTTGGGAGGATATGCTTGGCGAAAAGCTCACGGTCGCCTCATCAGCGGGCACGGCGCAAGTCTTCGCGTTTTTGGGTTTCCAGTGCCCGTATTGCCCCGACTTCCACGAGAATACCTTGTGGGCCCTCGAGGAAGAGTTTGGTGATGCATTGAAGGTCACCTTTCTCCACCTGCCGTTGGACATTCATCCCTTCGCGGACGCTGCGGCGATTGCAGCAGGGTGCACCGCCGAACAGGGGCAGTTCAGACAGTTCGCGGACGCCTCGTTCGCGATGCAGGATTCGATAGGCGTTCAGGACTGGATCGCACTTGCGAATGATGCAGGAATTCCCGACGTCACAATTCACACAGAATGCATGCATCTTGTGCCGGATGCGCTAACGTAG
- a CDS encoding thioredoxin domain-containing protein yields the protein MIDRLASIALIVAALVFSVTLIHGEFFSAATRTDLYQPKYIEEWSSALGASVNSASPDAPVQIMAFVDYQCPACAVADSVIRQLRRAYPTEVAVHYLHYPLPAHPQARVAALAVECAMEFQRFDEMAHILYSGQEWFGVKRWDEYADDAGIADIAQFNVCMAEAGHIARIEAGLRWGETFAVLGTPTLVINGWMFFGGLTYEQLDTLVSAVRSEELRSDLSPEDVSAIVGHSFRGPTSAM from the coding sequence ATGATCGACCGCCTCGCTTCCATTGCGCTTATTGTCGCAGCCCTAGTTTTTTCAGTCACGCTGATACACGGCGAATTCTTTTCTGCAGCGACCCGCACTGACCTGTATCAGCCCAAATACATTGAGGAATGGTCATCCGCGCTTGGCGCCTCTGTGAATTCTGCCAGTCCGGACGCGCCTGTACAAATTATGGCCTTTGTCGACTATCAATGCCCCGCTTGCGCTGTCGCCGATTCTGTGATCCGCCAACTCAGACGGGCATATCCCACAGAGGTCGCAGTTCATTACTTACATTATCCCTTGCCGGCTCACCCGCAAGCGCGAGTGGCCGCCCTTGCCGTCGAGTGCGCCATGGAATTCCAGCGCTTTGATGAGATGGCTCACATTCTTTACAGCGGCCAGGAATGGTTCGGCGTAAAGCGTTGGGATGAGTATGCCGATGACGCCGGAATCGCAGACATAGCACAATTTAATGTTTGCATGGCGGAGGCAGGCCACATTGCTCGTATTGAGGCAGGTCTTCGTTGGGGAGAGACGTTTGCAGTTTTAGGTACTCCTACGCTGGTCATAAACGGGTGGATGTTTTTCGGAGGGCTTACCTATGAGCAGCTCGATACTCTGGTTTCAGCGGTACGCTCGGAAGAATTGCGCTCAGATCTGTCGCCCGAAGACGTGTCGGCCATTGTTGGCCACTCGTTTCGCGGTCCCACTTCCGCCATGTAG